The genomic stretch CGGCGCGTCCACGCCCAGCTCGTCCGCTGGGGCCGCCCCGCCGGCCTGGAGCTGGTCCGCCTGCTGATGCGTGAGCTGGGTCTGGTGCCCTGCCAGCCCAAGCCGAAGCGGTGGTCGCTCACCCAGGCCGCAGCCAGCGACGTGCCGGACCTTGTCAGCCGGAACTTCACCGCCGACGCGCCCGGCGAAAAACTCGTCGGCGACATAACCTACGTAAAAACCGGAGAAGGATGGCTTTATCTCGCGACCGTCATCGACTGCTGCACGAAGGAAGTCATCGGCTACGCGATGGACGACCACTACCAAACTCCTCTCATATCCCAGGCCATCCGCAACGCGGCGCGGAACAGGAAACTCGCCGACGGTGCAATATTCCACTCCGATCGCGGATCGAACTACATGTCCGCCGAGTTCGCGGCGACGCTGAAACAGTTCGGACTCCGCCGGTCATCCGGACGTACCGGCGTCTGCTGGGATAACGCGATGGCGGAATCATTCTTCGGCGCTCTGAAGAACGAGCGGGTTTCCCGCGTGACGTACCCGACCCGAGAGGACGCCCGACAGGACATCACCCGATACATCGAACTCTGGTACAATCACAAACGCCTCCACTCGGCTGTCGGATACCGCCCACCGCGAGAAGTTCACGCCGAATACATGGAGTTTCGTATAGCCGCGTGAAATAAACTGTCAGATCACTGTCCGGAAAATGCGAGGCCCCTCACACCCATCGAGCACCGAGATTCCGCACTGCGTCGACCCGTCGCTCGGGAGTGATCCGCCCTTCTTTGTGGGCTCAGCCGAAAGCCACCGCGGGCCGCCAGATCCTGAGCCGCGCAG from Streptomyces sp. ITFR-21 encodes the following:
- a CDS encoding IS3 family transposase (programmed frameshift) translates to MAPPSKYTPEFREEAVRVALQSSRTISETARELELNPETLRGWVKKYQKQNEPAAGSPLTLDERARLKEQDRRIRELEMENVFLKKCAGVLREGSPVVSRYEFIETMRPDTTEYAHPVEFMCERLDVSKSGYYEWRNRPDSATAQRREELKLLIKKAFDMSDSTYGYRRVHAQLVRWGRPAGLELVRLLMRELGLVPCQPKPKRWSLTQAAASDVPDLVSRNFTADAPGEKLVGDITYVKTGEGWLYLATVIDCCTKEVIGYAMDDHYQTPLISQAIRNAARNRKLADGAIFHSDRGSNYMSAEFAATLKQFGLRRSSGRTGVCWDNAMAESFFGALKNERVSRVTYPTREDARQDITRYIELWYNHKRLHSAVGYRPPREVHAEYMEFRIAA